Proteins encoded together in one Microcaecilia unicolor chromosome 3, aMicUni1.1, whole genome shotgun sequence window:
- the MAP1LC3C gene encoding microtubule-associated proteins 1A/1B light chain 3C encodes MHQERSQKNQSTKPFKQRKNLQTRKEEVAGIRAKFPTKIPVIVERYQREKSLPLLDKTKFLVPRDLSMTQFVTIIRSRLALNATQAFYLLVNNKSLASMSLTLAELYKDDQDEDGFLYMTYASQEMFGSNLRSKEEKPVEYVLKVQNPLWHCCS; translated from the exons ATGCATCAAGAGCGTTCCCAGAAAAACCAATCCACTAAACCTTTCAAACAGAGGAAAAACTTAC AAACCAGAAAAGAAGAAGTAGCTGGGATTAGGGCTAAATTCCCAACAAAAATCCCA GTAATTGTTGAAAGATACCAACGTGAAAAGAGCCTTCCCCTGCTGGACAAAACAAAATTCCTTGTTCCCCGAGATCTGTCCATGACCCAGTTCGTAACTATCATTAG GAGTCGATTGGCCTTGAATGCTACtcaagccttttacctgctggtgAACAATAAAAGCTTGGCCAGTATGTCCCTGACTTTGGCAGAATTGTATAAGGATGACCAGGATGAAGATGGATTTCTTTATATGACTTATGCTTCCCAGGAAATGTTTGGCAGCAATTTACGCAGTAAGGAAGAGAAACCTGTGGAATATGTCTTAAAAGTACAAAACCCCCTATGGCATTGCTGCAGCTAG